In a single window of the Raphanus sativus cultivar WK10039 chromosome 9, ASM80110v3, whole genome shotgun sequence genome:
- the LOC108836159 gene encoding copper chaperone for superoxide dismutase, chloroplastic/cytosolic isoform X1 encodes MMSFLRSVATIPRAGSAIPTEFSLSSSCSTKSQIFPFPSSSRSSPRLRASGPMACVPQVSAAAVSEFKGPNIFGVVRFVQISMENVRIEASFGGLSPGKHSWCINEYGDLTKGAASTGNIYNPLQDDQAATQLPGDLGTLEADQNGEALYTVKKENMKVTDLIGRAIVVYETEDKSVHGITAAVVARSGEVGESCRKLCSCDGTTIWEATVY; translated from the exons ATGATGTCATTTCTGAGATCAGTGGCAACTATTCCGCGAGCTGGGTCTGCAATTCCGACCGAGTTTTCACTCTCTTCTTCCTGTTCTACCAAATCTCAGATATTTCCATTTCCATCTTCTTCCCGATCTTCGCCTCGACTTCGTGCAAGCGGTCCCATGGCGTGTGTTCCTCAAG TTTCAGCTGCTGCAGTATCTGAATTCAAAGGACCAAACATCTTCGGGGTGGTTCGGTTCGTTCAAATTTCTATGGAAAATGTAAGAATTGAAGCCAGTTTTGGCGGGTTGTCTCCAGGAAAACACAGTTGGTGTATCAATGAGTATGGAGATCTCACAAAAGGAGCAGCTTCTACCGGGAACATATACAATCCTTTACAAGATGATCAAGCCGCCACACAG CTACCAGGCGACCTAGGAACGTTGGAGGCAGACCAAAATGGAGAAGCGTTATATACGGTAAAGAAAGAGAATATGAAGGTAACGGATCTGATTGGACGAGCCATTGTGGTGTATGAAACAGAGGATAAGTCGGTACACGGCATTACTGCCGCTGTTGTTGCTAGAAGCGGAGAAGTAGGAGAGAGTTGCAGAAAGCTTTGTTCTTGTGATGGAACCACAATTTGGGAAGCTACTGTTTACTGA
- the LOC108836159 gene encoding copper chaperone for superoxide dismutase, chloroplastic/cytosolic isoform X2 yields the protein MMSFLRSVATIPRAGSAIPTEFSLSSSCSTKSQIFPFPSSSRSSPRLRASGPMACVPQAAAVSEFKGPNIFGVVRFVQISMENVRIEASFGGLSPGKHSWCINEYGDLTKGAASTGNIYNPLQDDQAATQLPGDLGTLEADQNGEALYTVKKENMKVTDLIGRAIVVYETEDKSVHGITAAVVARSGEVGESCRKLCSCDGTTIWEATVY from the exons ATGATGTCATTTCTGAGATCAGTGGCAACTATTCCGCGAGCTGGGTCTGCAATTCCGACCGAGTTTTCACTCTCTTCTTCCTGTTCTACCAAATCTCAGATATTTCCATTTCCATCTTCTTCCCGATCTTCGCCTCGACTTCGTGCAAGCGGTCCCATGGCGTGTGTTCCTCAAG CTGCTGCAGTATCTGAATTCAAAGGACCAAACATCTTCGGGGTGGTTCGGTTCGTTCAAATTTCTATGGAAAATGTAAGAATTGAAGCCAGTTTTGGCGGGTTGTCTCCAGGAAAACACAGTTGGTGTATCAATGAGTATGGAGATCTCACAAAAGGAGCAGCTTCTACCGGGAACATATACAATCCTTTACAAGATGATCAAGCCGCCACACAG CTACCAGGCGACCTAGGAACGTTGGAGGCAGACCAAAATGGAGAAGCGTTATATACGGTAAAGAAAGAGAATATGAAGGTAACGGATCTGATTGGACGAGCCATTGTGGTGTATGAAACAGAGGATAAGTCGGTACACGGCATTACTGCCGCTGTTGTTGCTAGAAGCGGAGAAGTAGGAGAGAGTTGCAGAAAGCTTTGTTCTTGTGATGGAACCACAATTTGGGAAGCTACTGTTTACTGA
- the LOC130500371 gene encoding zinc finger A20 and AN1 domain-containing stress-associated protein 1-like: MGSGQDDGTSISPSEPKLCVNGCGFFGTAATMNLCSKCYRDLKTTQVQAKASLEKSLNRKPKTSLESALASTSSETAPQTSAKTRCLSCNKKVGLMGFKCKCGSTFCGDHRYPENHECQFDFRGQGRDAISKANPLVKGEKVKRF, translated from the coding sequence ATGGGTTCAGGGCAAGACGACGGAACAAGCATCTCCCCATCGGAGCCAAAGCTCTGCGTGAATGGCTGCGGATTTTTCGGAACAGCTGCTACCATGAACCTCTGCTCCAAATGCTATCGCGACCTCAAAACCACCCAAGTCCAAGCTAAAGCCTCCTTGGAGAAATCTCTAAACCGTAAACCCAAAACCTCCCTCGAATCAGCTCTTGCATCAACGAGCAGTGAAACTGCTCCACAGACTAGTGCCAAGACGAGGTGCTTGAGCTGTAACAAGAAAGTGGGCTTGATGGGGTTTAAGTGCAAGTGTGGGAGCACATTCTGTGGAGACCATAGATATCCGGAGAATCATGAATGCCAGTTCGATTTCAGAGGACAAGGAAGAGATGCGATTAGCAAAGCTAATCCGTTGGTGAAGGGTGAAAAGGTTAAAAGATTCTAA
- the LOC108823715 gene encoding metacaspase-5 has protein sequence MIRRFTTQIIKSSPTVKKAVLIGINYPGTEGELRGCVNDVKRMHRCLVDRFGFSEENITELIDTDKSKIQPTGKNIRQALSELVGSANSGDVLFVHYSGHGVRLPPETGEDDDTGFDECIVPCDMNNITDDEIREIVDKVPEDCSITIVSDSCHSGGLIDATKEQIGESTTKKAGKAVKIMEIEHEDRRNRVHVVNRSLSLESMINMLKQETGKDDIEVGSIRRSLLHAFGEDASPKVQETEGLTATTKKQVVRKKDKGILLSGCQTDQTSGDVRTKGQAYGAFSDAIQIILDETKGKKITNKELVLGVRELLEYECYPQQPGLYCSDSNADAPFIC, from the exons atgatAAGAAGATTCACCACACAAATCATCAAATCATCACCAACGGTGAAGAAAGCAGTACTGATTGGGATCAACTACCCTGGAACCGAGGGAGAGTTACGTGGCTGCGTCAACGACGTCAAGCGAATGCACAGATGCCTCGTTGACCGGTTCGGATTCTCAGAGGAAAACATCACCGAGCTGATTGATACCGACAAGTCCAAGATCCAACCCACTGGTAAGAACATACGACAGGCATTGTCGGAGCTAGTTGGATCAGCTAACTCCGGCGATGTTCTCTTCGTACACTACAGTGGACACGGCGTGAGGCTGCCTCCGGAGACTGGTGAAGACGATGATACTGGTTTCGATGAGTGTATTGTTCCCTGTGATATGAACAACATCACTG atgatGAAATCAGGGAGATTGTTGATAAAGTGCCTGAAGACTGCTCCATTACAATAGTCTCGGACTCTTGTCATAGTGGTGGTCTCATTGACGCAACCAAGGAGCAGATCGGAGAGAGCACCACCAAGAAGGCGGGGAAAGCAGTAAAGATTATGGAGATCGAACATGAAGATAGGAGGAACAGAGTCCATGTGGTGAACAGATCTCTGTCTCTGGAGAGTATGATCAATATGCTAAAGCAAGAAACAGGGAAGGATGATATAGAAGTGGGGAGTATCAGGAGGTCTCTTCTCCATGCGTTTGGAGAAGATGCATCTCCAAAAGTGCAGGAAACTGAAGGCCTCACGGCGACGACGAAGAAACAAGTGGTGAGAAAGAAAGACAAGGGTATTTTGCTTAGTGGATGTCAGACTGATCAGACTTCGGGAGATGTACGAACCAAGGGACAAGCCTACGGAGCATTCAGCGATGCAATACAGATAATACTTGATGAGACGAAAGGTAAGAAGATCACAAACAAAGAACTGGTTTTAGGCGTGAGAGAGCTTCTCGAGTATGAATGTTATCCTCAACAACCGGGGCTGTATTGCAGCGATAGTAACGCTGATGCTCCATTCATATGCTGA
- the LOC108825946 gene encoding 4-coumarate--CoA ligase-like 1 encodes MEAQKQDNEHIFRSLYPSVPIPDKLTLPEFVLQGVEEFTEKVAFVEAVTGKAVTYGDVVRDTKRLAKALTSVGLRKGQVMVVVLPNVAEYGIIALGIMSAGGVFSGANPTALVSEIKKQVEASGARGIITDSTNFEKVKNLGLPVILLGEEKIEGAVNWKDILEAGDKCGDNNRVEILQTDLCALPFSSGTTGLQKGVMLTHRNLIANLCSTLFSVRSEMIGEIVTLGLIPFFHIYGIVGICCATMKNKGKVVAMSRYDLRLFLNALIAHEVSFAPIVPPIILNLVKNPIVDEFDLSKLKLRSVMTAAAPLAPELLTAFEAKFPNVQVQEAYGLTEHSCITLTHGDPDKGQGIAKRNSVGFILPNLEVKFIDPDTGRSLPKNTSGELCVRSQCVMQGYFENKEETEKTIDEEGWLHTGDIGYIDDDGDIFIVDRIKELIKYKGFQVAPAELEAILLTHPSVEDVAVVPLPDEEAGEIPVACVVMNPKAKEKEEDILSFVAANVAHYKKIRAVYFVDSIPKSLSGKIMRRLLRDNILSIKKTLL; translated from the exons ATGGAGGCTCAAAAGCAAGACAATGAACACATTTTCCGCAGTCTATATCCATCTGTGCCCATTCCCGACAAGCTTACACTG CCTGAGTTTGTGCTACAAGGAGTAGAAGAATTCACAGAGAAGGTGGCGTTCGTTGAAGCTGTGACCGGTAAAGCCGTCACGTACGGTGATGTAGTGAGGGACACAAAGAGGCTAGCCAAAGCGTTGACCTCAGTTGGACTAAGAAAAGGTCAAGTAATGGTTGTGGTTCTACCAAACGTGGCCGAGTATGGGATTATTGCCCTTGGCATTATGTCCGCCGGTGGAGTTTTCTCCGGCGCTAATCCTACGGCTCTTGTCTCGGAGATCAAGAAGCAAGTTGAAGCTTCTGGTGCTAGAGGAATCATCACTGATTCTACTAACTTTGAAAAG GTTAAGAATTTGGGTCTACCGGTAATATTGTTAGGTGAAGAGAAGATCGAAGGAGCAGTGAACTGGAAAGATATTCTAGAAGCAGGAGATAAATGTGGAGATAACAACAGAGTAGAGATTCTTCAGACAGATCTATGTGCACTTCCGTTCTCTTCAGGCACGACAGGGTTACAAAAAGGAGTGATGCTCACACATCGCAACCTCATAGCAAATCTTTGCTCTACTCTCTTCAGCGTCCGGTCCGAAATGATCGGTGAGATCGTGACTCTTGGTTTGATTCCTTTCTTTCATATTTACGGTATCGTTGGAATTTGTTGTGCTACAATGAAGAATAAAGGCAAAGTTGTTGCTATGAGTCGGTATGATCTAAGGCTTTTCTTGAATGCTTTGATTGCTCACGAGGTCTCGTTTGCGCCTATTGTTCCTCCTATTATATTGAATCTTGTCAAGAATCCGATCGTCGATGAGTTTGATCTTTCTAAGCTTAAACTCCGTTCTGTTATGACTGCTGCTGCTCCGTTAGCCCCCGAGCTTCTCACTGCCTTTGAAGCCAAGTTTCCTAATGTTCAAGTCCAAGAg GCTTATGGATTAACGGAGCATAGCTGCATTACTTTAACTCATGGTGATCCTGATAAAGGACAAGGAATTGCAAAACGAAACTCTGTCGGTTTTATACTTCCGAATCTCGAGGTGAAGTTTATAGATCCTGACACTGGCCGGTCGCTTCCGAAGAACACTTCTGGTGAGCTCTGTGTGAGGAGCCAATGTGTGATGCAAGGTTACTTCGAGAACAAGGAAGAGACGGAGAAGACTATCGATGAAGAAGGCTGGCTTCACACTGGAGATATAGGTTACATTGATGATGATGGAGATATCTTCATCGTTGATCGCATCAAAGAACTTATCAAGTACAAGGGCTTTCAG GTGGCTCCGGCGGAGCTTGAAGCTATTCTACTCACTCACCCATCTGTTGAAGACGTAGCCGTCGTGCC GTTACCGGACGAGGAAGCGGGAGAGATTCCGGTGGCTTGTGTTGTGATGAATCCAAAAgcgaaagagaaagaagaagacatcCTTAGCTTTGTTGCGGCAAATGTGGCTCACTACAAGAAGATCAGAGCCGTATATTTTGTGGATTCAATTCCCAAGTCTCTCTCTGGTAAAATCATGAGGAGGCTTCTCAGAGACAACATCCTCAGCATCAAGAAAACGTTGTTATAA
- the LOC108824423 gene encoding protein SCAR4, which translates to MTLTRYQIRNEYGLADKELYSDKEDAEDLLEGSSMAGLVGLLRQLGDLAEFAGEVFHNLHEELMTTSARGQGLAVRLQQLEAEVPNSVEIPFLSQTDHSTFFYEPGLEWHCNLQTEENLISPSKLPHCITDSYEECRGPPQLYLLDKFDVDGSGSCLKRYSDPYLLKTLTASVVLGTSQLSKDERPSKPKKKVSHISNGETTLGDSQTSHAKLNQLFLMDHVEKGHKDPEFHVKLKKRDLNGPPIDSSSGYMKKFLKNSLTNCARVHESLDQSSSAMETEVTTYNVRVDLSTPSLVYLPSNEDTRKAREMEAVADDERPSVNNDTDATPSSTNGDDKADGNFRQIQICDNADVTQTEVLASNVLYHSTEEGESSQLNASEGGTKDLQTNDVEDDHSQHVYSVETGSEMSLTGLVEDQFPSITNQETEKEPDCLLTQNHHISTFDNFEDLSMDVDAVHDSDLALSCQEDALADSDLAEISSDSGQEDPQTMSIIADVSSDGTDTQRDGAGDDHTSLNDKASETVPKVDLEVDPQECLLGSQECLSPEYCIHIHGQGQESPSETESENPTAAAAAESLPTQDVPLGVQCSPSEETLTFNEKPYRSSEAEGEALNATHQGAITSLNGNIFESDHSMEPTTDQENCLDVPMYPFSTSLHEAPQEDPDIRPPLPPLPPTQWWMGKLVDSVKTTETQFSPAPSLAYNEDTHNGFVQATAAQDSPEDSVTAGENQNTDVYTVSAQTTLNEQSPSESVAWMSLLLTPEVTPEAESAQGLEALEWFSQNFKEHTNTNLIKLEEEPQLDQPPWETERDNKSYEQNEKTEKESLVIGIDRSMLRKVSERNRTQLRARVEENDSLLEIIRSKSFNLRPADASVRHNFQVAAPITNLKVAAILEKANSLRHAMAGSDDDHDSDSWSE; encoded by the exons ATGACGTTGACGAGATACCAGATACGGAACGAGTACGGCTTGGCAGATAAGGAGCTCTACAGCGATAAGGAAGATGCTGAAGATTTGCTGGAAGGTTCATCAATGGCCGGACTCGTCGGCCTTTTGCGCCAGCTTGGCGACCTCGCTGA GTTTGCTGGTGAAGTGTTCCATAACCTGCATGAAGAACTAATGACAACTTCAGCACGAGGGCAAGGTTTGGCAGTTCGTCTTCAACAGCTTGAAGCAGAAGTTCCTAATTCAGTTGAGATACCTTTTCTGTCTCAAACGGATCATTCAACATTCTTTTACGAACCAG GGTTGGAATGGCATTGTAATTTGCAAACAGAAGAGAATCTAATTTCTCCAAGCAAGTTGCCTCATTGTATTACGGATTCATATGAGGAATGCCGTGGTCCGCCACAGCTCTACCTTCTTGACAA GTTTGATGTTGATGGGTCTGGATCATGCTTGAAGCGTTACTCTGACCCATATTTGTTGAAGACGCTTACTGCATCAGTAGTACTGGGAACATCACAACTCAGCAAAGATGAGAGACCAAGCAAACCAAAG AAGAAAGTATCACACATTAGTAATGGAGAGACGACACTTGGGGATTCACAAACATCACATGCTAA GTTGAATCAGCTCTTCTTAATGGACCATGTTGAGAAGGGACACAAAGATCCTGAATTTCATGTGAAACTAAAGAAAAGAGATCTGAATGGACCTCCAATTGACTCAAGCTCAGGTTATATGAAGAAGTTCCTCAAGAATTCTTTGACGAACTGTGCAAGAGTTCATGAGAGTCTGGATCAGTCATCTTCAGCAATGGAAACTGAAGTTACAACATACAACGTAAGAGTAGACTTATCAACACCTTCTTTGGTTTATCTTCCAAGCAACGAAGATACTAGAAAAGCGAGGGAAATGGAAGCCGTTGCTGATGATGAAAGACCTTCTGTGAACAATGACACAGATGCAACACCTTCTTCCACAAACGGTGATGACAAGGCTGATGGTAACTTTAGACAGATCCAGATCTGTGATAACGCAGATGTGACTCAAACAGAGGTCCTGGCTTCTAATGTTTTGTACCACTCAACGGAGGAAGGAGAATCTAGTCAGTTAAACGCATCAGAGGGTGGGACCAAAGATCTCCAAACAAATGACGTTGAGGATGATCATTCCCAACATGTTTACAGTGTGGAGACTGGATCTGAGATGTCTTTAACTGGTTTGGTGGAAGACCAGTTCCCTTCCATAACCAATCAGGAGACAGAGAAAGAGCCTGATTGTCTTCTTACTCAAAATCATCATATTAGCACATTTGACAACTTTGAAGATTTATCTATGGATGTTGATGCAGTACATGACAGTGATCTAGCATTATCTTGTCAAGAAGATGCATTAGCCGACTCTGATCTAGCTGAGATATCATCAGATTCTGGACAAGAAGATCCACAAACCATGTCTATTATTGCAGATGTGAGTAGTGATGGTACTGATACTCAAAGAGATGGTGCAGGTGATGACCATACTAGCCTGAATGATAAGGCCAGTGAGACCGTCCCGAAAGTGGACTTAGAAGTAGATCCGCAAGAGTGTCTTTTAGGTTCACAAGAATGTTTGTCACCTGAGTATTGCATACATATACATGGCCAAGGTCAAGAGAGCCCATCAGAAACAGAGTCAGAAAatccaacagcagcagcagcagccgaGTCACTTCCTACACAAGATGTTCCTCTCGGTGTTCAGTGTTCACCTTCAGAGGAAACACTAACATTCAACGAAAAGCCTTACCGTTCAAGTGAAGCTGAAGGAGAAGCTCTTAATGCAACACACCAAGGAGCTATCACATCATTAAATGGTAATATCTTTGAGTCTGATCATTCCATGGAACCTACTACTGATCAAGAAAATTGCTTGGATGTGCCCATGTATCCCTTCTCCACGTCCCTCCATGAAGCACCTCAGGAAGATCCAGACATAAGGCCTCCACTTCCACCTCTCCCTCCAACACAATGGTGGATGGGGAAGCTGGTTGATTCTGTTAAAACAACCGAGACTCAGTTCTCTCCAGCGCCATCACTTGCATACAATGAGGACACACATAATGGATTCGTTCAAGCGACCGCTGCACAAGATTCCCCAGAAGACTCAGTTACAGCAGGTGAAAACCAAAATACTGATGTTTATACAGTTTCAGCACAAACTACTCTGAATGAACAGTCTCCTTCAGAATCAGTTGCTTGGATGTCACTACTACTCACACCTGAAGTTACACCAGAGGCAGAATCAGCCCAAGGTTTAGAAGCACTTGAGTGGTTTAGTCAGAACTTCAAAGAGCATACCAATACTAACCTTATAAAGCTAGAAGAGGAGCCTCAGCTTGATCAACCACCATGGGAAACAGAACGAGACAATAAATCATATGAACAGAATGAGAAAACTGAGAAGGAGTCTCTTGTTATCGGCATTGATAGAAGCATG CTGAGAAAGGTATCTGAACGAAACAGGACACAGCTTCGAGCTCGAGTGGAAGAGAATGATTCACTACTGGAGATCATACGCAGCAAG TCATTCAACTTGAGACCAGCAGATGCATCGGTGAGACACAACTTTCAAGTAGCTGCTCCTATAACCAACTTGAAGGTCGCTGCAATTCTAGAGAAAGCCAATAGTCTTCGccat GCAATGGCGGGAAGCGACGACGACCACGATTCAGATAGCTGGAGTGAATGA